The following proteins are encoded in a genomic region of Planococcus lenghuensis:
- the ftsL gene encoding cell division protein FtsL translates to MALHAKQQSHIRQPLPQETPVRLPARRKKLITKGEKILYVSFLAMFIFSSILIIQNESSIRAAAQEIQMIEQSVEEVQKQNSDLSVQISELSTYEHIWSEAKSQGLKLNEQNVKVVPVQ, encoded by the coding sequence ATGGCTTTGCACGCAAAACAGCAGTCGCATATCCGGCAGCCGCTTCCGCAGGAAACGCCGGTAAGGCTGCCAGCCAGAAGAAAGAAACTGATCACAAAAGGCGAAAAAATCCTTTACGTTTCTTTTCTGGCGATGTTCATCTTCAGTTCGATCCTGATCATTCAGAACGAGTCTTCCATCCGGGCGGCTGCGCAGGAAATTCAGATGATCGAACAATCAGTTGAAGAAGTACAGAAACAGAATTCGGACTTATCCGTTCAAATAAGCGAACTTTCTACATACGAGCACATTTGGTCAGAGGCGAAGAGCCAGGGACTGAAACTGAATGAGCAAAATGTTAAGGTAGTGCCGGTTCAATGA